A stretch of the Sphingosinithalassobacter tenebrarum genome encodes the following:
- the rutC gene encoding pyrimidine utilization protein C, with protein sequence MPFEPVNPPQFPAPIAPYSTAAKAGDTLYISGILALGEGGAVLHVGDAAAQARHVLETIKATVEAAGGSMADIAMNHIFLKSFADYAAFNSVYAEYFPGAKPARYCVQCEMVKPDCLVEIASVAYLG encoded by the coding sequence ATGCCCTTCGAACCCGTAAACCCGCCGCAATTCCCCGCGCCGATCGCGCCCTATTCCACCGCCGCCAAGGCCGGCGACACGCTCTACATCTCCGGCATCCTGGCGCTGGGTGAGGGCGGGGCGGTTCTTCATGTCGGCGACGCCGCAGCGCAGGCGCGGCATGTGCTCGAAACGATCAAGGCGACGGTCGAGGCCGCGGGCGGCAGCATGGCCGACATCGCGATGAACCACATCTTCCTCAAAAGCTTCGCCGACTATGCCGCCTTTAACAGCGTCTATGCGGAATATTTCCCTGGCGCCAAGCCCGCGCGCTACTGCGTCCAGTGCGAGATGGTGAAGCCCGATTGCCTCGTCGAAATCGCCTCGGTTGCGTATCTCGGCTGA
- the mobA gene encoding molybdenum cofactor guanylyltransferase — translation MKLLGAILAGGQSRRFGSDKACALLDGKPLLDHVADALGSQVDSIVVCGRRWPGRACLPDRPAPDLGPLGGLNAALHHAAGHGFDAVLSAGCDTPRLPDDLSGRFGTGGYLADLPIMGLWPASLAPRLDRFLGEDPIRSMRGWAQVAELAPLPGGAAIANVNRPADLALLRNG, via the coding sequence ATGAAACTGCTCGGGGCGATCCTCGCGGGCGGGCAATCGCGCCGGTTCGGAAGCGACAAGGCATGCGCGCTGCTCGACGGCAAGCCGTTGCTCGATCATGTCGCCGACGCGCTGGGGAGCCAGGTCGACAGCATTGTCGTGTGCGGGCGGCGCTGGCCCGGGCGGGCATGCCTGCCCGATCGGCCGGCTCCCGATCTCGGCCCGTTGGGCGGGCTCAACGCGGCGTTGCATCATGCCGCAGGTCACGGGTTCGATGCCGTGCTGTCCGCCGGATGCGACACGCCCCGACTGCCCGATGACTTGTCCGGCCGTTTCGGTACGGGCGGCTATCTCGCCGACCTTCCCATAATGGGGCTGTGGCCGGCATCGCTGGCGCCGCGACTCGACCGATTCCTTGGCGAGGACCCCATCCGCTCGATGCGCGGTTGGGCGCAGGTCGCCGAACTGGCGCCGCTCCCGGGCGGCGCGGCAATCGCCAATGTGAACCGCCCGGCCGATCTGGCGTTACTTCGAAACGGATGA
- a CDS encoding ATP-binding protein: protein MLGRLIRGPKEWIKRRWPPLRLRTILFATLFVVAALPGVGAVFLRVYENTLVRQTEAELIAQSAALAASAQALWPGAEPASDRGCDADADIAVPSIRRPASAGCVRPEPSTIDLSSTPILPPRPSPVSTSGDMSPEARAAAETLVPILRRTRQTTLAAIELLDARGRVVAGQDAGRSYADLPEVREALAGRPETVLRRNAGYRQVYLFEWLSRAAAIRIHHVRPIVVDGQVVGVLLLSRSARALFKGLYEDRFKIAFGVLVIFGILVVLSGVLSRGISRPIEALARATRSVAAGGGGGSVPEAPRTAAVEIQALYADFDAMAEAIERRSGYLRDLANAVSHEFKTPIAGIRGAIELLQDHDATMTPEDRRRFLANADADAERLTLLVSRLLDLARADMAPGDPDARSDLRLAVARAEKEARLAVTLDAPEILPQAAVPPVTIDTLLATLLDNSVRAGANAVTVRIAPDTDRLAMDICDNGPGIAPADRKRIFEPFFTTRRADGGSGLGLAIVRSLLRASGATIELVAVEEGTCFRVILPRG from the coding sequence GTGCTCGGACGACTGATCCGCGGCCCCAAGGAGTGGATCAAGCGCCGCTGGCCGCCGTTGCGACTGCGCACGATCCTGTTCGCGACGCTGTTCGTCGTCGCGGCGCTGCCCGGTGTCGGTGCGGTGTTCCTGCGCGTGTACGAGAATACGCTCGTTCGACAGACCGAGGCCGAGCTGATCGCCCAGAGCGCCGCGCTTGCCGCATCGGCGCAGGCGCTGTGGCCGGGGGCGGAGCCTGCGTCGGACCGCGGCTGCGATGCCGACGCCGACATCGCCGTCCCCTCGATCCGTCGTCCCGCTTCTGCGGGCTGCGTGCGGCCCGAACCTTCGACCATTGATCTCAGCAGCACGCCGATCCTTCCACCAAGGCCGTCGCCGGTATCTACGTCGGGCGACATGTCGCCTGAGGCACGCGCTGCCGCCGAAACACTGGTTCCGATCCTGCGCCGAACGCGGCAGACCACGCTGGCCGCGATCGAGCTGCTCGATGCGCGGGGCAGGGTGGTCGCCGGGCAGGATGCCGGGCGCAGCTATGCCGACTTGCCCGAAGTGCGCGAAGCGCTGGCGGGGCGGCCCGAAACCGTCCTGCGTCGCAATGCGGGCTATCGTCAGGTCTATCTGTTCGAATGGCTTTCGCGCGCCGCCGCGATCCGCATCCATCACGTGCGCCCGATCGTCGTCGACGGACAGGTCGTCGGCGTGCTGCTGCTCTCGCGTTCGGCGCGCGCGCTGTTCAAGGGACTGTATGAGGACCGGTTCAAGATCGCCTTCGGCGTGCTGGTGATCTTCGGCATATTGGTGGTGCTGAGCGGCGTTCTTTCGCGCGGCATTTCGCGTCCGATCGAGGCGCTAGCGCGCGCCACAAGATCGGTCGCGGCAGGCGGCGGCGGGGGCAGCGTCCCCGAAGCGCCGCGCACGGCGGCGGTCGAGATTCAGGCGCTCTATGCCGATTTCGATGCGATGGCCGAAGCGATCGAGCGGCGCTCGGGCTATCTGCGCGATCTCGCCAACGCCGTCAGCCACGAATTCAAGACGCCGATCGCGGGCATTCGCGGCGCGATCGAGCTGCTTCAGGATCACGACGCGACGATGACGCCGGAGGACCGCCGCCGCTTCCTCGCCAATGCCGATGCCGATGCCGAGCGGCTGACGCTGCTCGTCTCGCGCCTGCTCGATCTGGCGCGTGCCGACATGGCGCCCGGCGATCCCGATGCGCGCAGCGACTTGCGACTGGCAGTGGCGCGTGCGGAGAAGGAGGCCAGGCTGGCGGTGACGCTGGACGCACCCGAGATTCTGCCCCAGGCCGCCGTGCCGCCCGTGACGATCGATACATTGCTGGCGACCCTACTCGACAACAGCGTCCGGGCGGGTGCCAATGCCGTTACCGTGAGAATTGCGCCGGATACCGACCGGCTGGCGATGGACATCTGCGATAACGGCCCCGGCATCGCCCCGGCCGACCGCAAGCGCATCTTCGAACCCTTTTTCACAACGCGCCGCGCCGATGGCGGCAGCGGGCTCGGCCTAGCCATCGTCCGCTCGCTGCTTCGAGCCAGCGGCGCGACGATCGAGCTGGTCGCGGTGGAGGAAGGCACATGCTTCCGGGTGATCCTGCCGCGCGGATAA
- a CDS encoding DUF4153 domain-containing protein, giving the protein MSILRHANTPRATFRLKIVAAALLIVAADRMFFGVLPGSVLGVAALGWALTLALVVPAVRRRWRSVLALSAAMGFALALVDQPGMLTFVLFWSSVSLAALLVRRPFDSAVSWGIRLVLHGIVGPFIPACDLLRLARARTRGGGPNLLAILSIVALPLLGGGLFLAIFAGANPVIGDVLSRVEIPDLGWLVLHGVFWSFALAVLWPAFRPLRFVTLDFQPAVGEPGIAAIDLPVLTLLLSLLSFNAVFALQNALDIAFLWSGAPLPGTITLADYAHRGAYALIATALMAGAFVIVALRPGSRAGQSGPVRALVVLWTGQNILLVASSILRTMDYVDAYGMTVLRLSALAWMGLVGTGLFLICWRLVFGLSARWLINANALAATLVLSASTVIDYRAVAAHWNVVHADIAGGSTPIDLCYLNRMGSAALVPLIALESRVTDPQLRERIGWIRDHKLVDTIRTQRDWRRWTWRDDRRLRRALAMLGNPASVGDQRGGSRNCDGTIYVPPKPRPQDAMWRSAMRELPTGEPDATLAIEGALARQPLTEGDAQ; this is encoded by the coding sequence ATGTCGATCCTGCGCCACGCCAATACTCCGCGCGCCACCTTCCGTCTGAAAATCGTCGCCGCGGCACTGTTGATCGTGGCGGCCGACCGGATGTTCTTCGGCGTCCTGCCGGGATCGGTGCTCGGTGTGGCAGCGCTCGGCTGGGCGCTGACGCTTGCACTGGTGGTTCCTGCCGTGCGGCGGCGCTGGCGTTCGGTACTGGCGCTTTCGGCGGCGATGGGGTTCGCACTCGCGCTGGTCGATCAGCCGGGGATGCTGACGTTCGTGCTTTTCTGGTCGTCCGTCTCGCTTGCCGCCCTGCTCGTTCGGCGCCCTTTCGACAGTGCCGTTTCCTGGGGCATCCGGCTGGTACTGCACGGCATCGTCGGCCCGTTCATCCCTGCCTGTGACCTGCTCCGGCTTGCCCGAGCGCGGACGCGAGGCGGCGGCCCGAATCTGCTCGCCATCCTGTCGATTGTCGCGCTGCCGCTGCTGGGCGGCGGGCTGTTCCTCGCGATCTTCGCCGGCGCCAATCCGGTGATCGGCGATGTGCTGAGCCGAGTCGAAATACCCGATCTGGGCTGGCTGGTCCTGCACGGCGTCTTCTGGAGCTTCGCGCTTGCGGTCCTGTGGCCCGCATTCCGTCCGTTGCGGTTCGTAACGCTGGATTTTCAGCCTGCCGTGGGCGAGCCGGGCATTGCTGCGATCGACCTGCCGGTGCTGACGCTGCTCCTCTCGCTGCTTAGCTTCAACGCAGTGTTCGCGCTGCAGAATGCGCTCGACATCGCCTTTCTGTGGAGCGGTGCGCCGTTGCCCGGCACGATCACGCTCGCCGATTACGCGCATCGCGGCGCCTATGCGCTGATCGCCACCGCGCTGATGGCGGGCGCGTTCGTGATCGTGGCGCTGCGCCCCGGCAGCAGGGCGGGACAAAGCGGCCCGGTGCGCGCGCTTGTGGTGCTCTGGACCGGGCAGAATATCCTGCTCGTCGCCTCCAGCATCCTGCGGACGATGGACTATGTCGACGCCTATGGGATGACGGTACTGCGGCTTTCCGCGCTCGCCTGGATGGGGCTTGTCGGTACCGGGCTGTTCCTGATCTGCTGGCGGCTGGTCTTCGGCCTGTCGGCGCGCTGGCTGATCAATGCCAATGCGCTGGCGGCGACGCTGGTCCTCTCCGCCTCTACCGTCATCGACTATCGCGCCGTCGCCGCGCACTGGAACGTGGTCCATGCCGACATCGCCGGGGGAAGCACGCCGATCGACCTGTGCTATCTCAATCGCATGGGCAGCGCCGCGCTGGTCCCGCTGATCGCACTCGAATCGCGCGTGACCGACCCGCAACTGCGCGAGCGAATCGGATGGATCCGCGATCACAAGCTGGTCGACACCATCCGCACCCAGCGCGACTGGCGCCGCTGGACCTGGCGCGACGACCGTCGCCTGCGCCGCGCGCTGGCAATGCTCGGCAATCCGGCATCGGTTGGCGATCAGCGAGGTGGCAGCCGCAATTGCGACGGAACGATTTACGTGCCGCCCAAACCCCGGCCGCAGGATGCGATGTGGCGCTCGGCCATGCGCGAGCTCCCGACCGGCGAACCCGACGCGACGCTGGCGATCGAAGGCGCGCTGGCGCGACAGCCATTGACCGAAGGGGATGCGCAATGA
- the rutD gene encoding pyrimidine utilization protein D, producing MPHAADLYYEVHGPDDAAPLILSPGLGGSGSYWQPNLDMLARYFRVILYDHRGTARSCPEGEPNPTISEMALDVVALMDALDIPRAHLMGHALGGIIGLSLAMQAPERLDRLVVVNGWAKLDPYTARCFDTRLKLLRDSGPEAYVRAQPIFLYPPDWISVNDARLEAEASAHLAHFPPPETVEARVAALRAWDPGAALRAVSHPVLVLATADDALVPAHAARGLCDLLPNHTRMLQFYGGHASNITEPDEFYERVLPWLLRSGPDEED from the coding sequence ATGCCGCATGCTGCCGATCTATATTATGAAGTCCACGGTCCCGATGACGCGGCGCCGCTGATCCTCTCGCCCGGCCTCGGCGGTTCGGGCAGCTACTGGCAGCCCAATCTCGATATGCTCGCGCGGTATTTCCGGGTGATCCTGTACGATCATCGCGGGACCGCGCGCAGTTGCCCCGAAGGGGAACCGAACCCCACGATTTCCGAAATGGCGCTGGACGTCGTCGCGCTGATGGACGCGCTCGACATCCCCCGCGCGCATCTGATGGGGCATGCGCTGGGCGGCATCATCGGTCTGTCGCTGGCGATGCAGGCGCCGGAGCGGCTGGACAGGCTGGTCGTCGTCAATGGCTGGGCGAAGCTTGATCCCTATACCGCGCGTTGCTTCGACACGCGCCTGAAGCTGCTGCGCGACAGCGGCCCGGAAGCCTATGTTCGGGCGCAGCCGATATTCCTTTATCCGCCCGACTGGATTTCGGTGAACGACGCGCGGCTGGAGGCCGAGGCGTCAGCGCATCTCGCGCATTTTCCGCCGCCCGAAACGGTGGAGGCGCGTGTCGCGGCGCTGCGCGCCTGGGATCCGGGCGCGGCCTTGCGCGCTGTCTCCCATCCGGTGCTCGTGCTCGCGACGGCGGACGATGCACTCGTTCCCGCGCATGCCGCGCGGGGCCTTTGCGACCTGTTGCCCAATCACACGCGGATGCTGCAATTTTACGGCGGCCACGCGAGCAACATCACCGAGCCGGACGAATTCTACGAACGTGTTTTACCCTGGCTGCTCCGAAGCGGCCCGGATGAGGAGGACTAA
- the rutA gene encoding pyrimidine utilization protein A — protein sequence MEVGVFIPINNNGWLISENAPQYKPSFDLNKEIALKAEQHGFDFLLSMIKLRGFGGKTQFWEYGLESFTLMAGLAAVTEKIRIFATCPTLIIPPAYAARMCNTIDSISHGRFGLNLITGWQPPEYTQMGVWPGDEHFRNRYQVLDEYAHVLRELWETGSSDFKGQYYQMDDCRVWPQPQADMKIICAGSSDAGLAFSAKWADYAFCLGKGVNTPKAFSDNNDRLAAKTAETGRDVSVFVLMMVIADETDEAAMAKWQSYNDGVDIEAISWLMDQGAKDTHNQDTNVRQLAAPEGAVNINMGTLVGSYESVARMLDEIAEVPNTGGVLLTFDDFVQGVEDFGTRIQPLMKTRK from the coding sequence ATGGAAGTCGGCGTCTTCATTCCCATCAACAATAACGGCTGGCTGATTTCGGAAAATGCGCCGCAATACAAGCCGAGCTTCGACCTCAACAAGGAGATCGCGCTCAAGGCCGAGCAGCACGGCTTCGACTTCCTCCTTTCGATGATCAAGCTGCGCGGTTTCGGCGGCAAGACGCAATTCTGGGAGTACGGCCTCGAAAGCTTCACGCTGATGGCGGGGCTCGCGGCAGTAACCGAGAAGATCAGGATCTTCGCGACCTGCCCGACGCTGATCATCCCTCCCGCCTATGCCGCGCGGATGTGCAACACGATCGACAGCATCAGTCACGGCCGTTTCGGGCTCAATCTGATCACCGGCTGGCAGCCGCCCGAATATACCCAGATGGGCGTCTGGCCGGGCGACGAGCATTTCAGGAACCGCTATCAGGTGCTCGACGAATATGCTCATGTCCTGCGCGAGCTGTGGGAAACCGGGTCGAGCGACTTCAAGGGGCAATATTATCAGATGGACGATTGCCGCGTGTGGCCGCAGCCGCAGGCGGACATGAAGATCATCTGCGCGGGCTCGTCCGATGCCGGGCTCGCCTTCTCGGCCAAATGGGCGGACTATGCCTTCTGCCTCGGCAAGGGGGTGAACACGCCCAAGGCCTTTTCCGACAACAATGATCGCCTTGCCGCCAAGACCGCGGAGACGGGCCGCGACGTCTCGGTCTTCGTGCTGATGATGGTGATCGCCGACGAGACCGACGAAGCGGCGATGGCCAAATGGCAATCCTATAATGACGGCGTCGATATCGAGGCGATTTCCTGGCTGATGGATCAGGGCGCCAAGGATACCCACAACCAGGATACCAATGTTCGCCAGCTCGCGGCGCCCGAAGGCGCGGTGAACATCAATATGGGAACTTTGGTCGGCAGCTACGAAAGCGTGGCGCGGATGCTCGACGAGATCGCCGAAGTACCGAATACGGGCGGCGTGCTGCTGACCTTCGACGATTTCGTTCAGGGCGTCGAGGATTTCGGCACCCGCATCCAGCCGCTGATGAAGACGCGGAAATAG
- a CDS encoding response regulator transcription factor, which yields MPRTVLVVDDDSHIRQLLVFALSKAGFDTIEAEDGEAALALAESASPHLIVLDINMPRMDGLEVCRRLRATSDVPVLFLSSRDDEIDRVLGIELGADDYVVKPFSPREVVARITAILRRAAAPPPPEVRATNAIRAGRLALDLDGWRAEWDGAEVPLTVTEFSILRTLAAMPSKVFSRDAIIDRLRGPGFALTDRTIDSHVRNLRAKFAEAGAGNVIETRTGIGYRLGPCSDD from the coding sequence ATGCCCCGCACCGTCCTGGTCGTCGACGACGACTCGCATATCCGCCAATTGCTCGTCTTCGCGCTTTCCAAGGCGGGGTTCGACACAATCGAGGCCGAGGACGGCGAGGCGGCGCTCGCGCTTGCCGAAAGCGCGTCGCCGCATCTGATCGTGCTCGATATCAACATGCCGCGCATGGACGGGCTCGAGGTGTGCCGTCGCCTGCGCGCGACCAGCGACGTGCCGGTGCTGTTCCTCTCCTCGCGCGATGATGAGATCGACCGCGTTCTCGGCATCGAGCTCGGCGCCGACGATTATGTCGTAAAGCCGTTCAGTCCGCGCGAAGTCGTGGCGCGCATCACGGCGATCCTGCGCCGTGCCGCGGCGCCGCCGCCGCCCGAAGTTCGTGCTACGAACGCGATCCGCGCGGGCAGGCTCGCGCTGGATCTCGACGGCTGGCGTGCCGAATGGGACGGCGCCGAAGTGCCGCTGACCGTCACCGAATTCTCGATCCTGCGCACACTCGCGGCGATGCCGTCCAAGGTCTTCAGTCGCGACGCGATCATCGATCGGCTGCGCGGCCCCGGCTTCGCGCTCACCGATCGGACGATCGACAGCCATGTCCGCAATCTGCGCGCGAAGTTCGCCGAAGCGGGCGCTGGCAATGTGATCGAGACGCGCACCGGCATCGGCTATCGGCTCGGGCCGTGCTCGGACGACTGA
- the rutB gene encoding pyrimidine utilization protein B gives MEVIDPGTGPRSVTLPARPEAIRVDPATTAVIVIDMQNAYASEGGYVDLAGFDISGAASVIGRISQVLDVARGAGMPVVFLQNGWDADYVEAGGPGSPNWHKSNALKTMRARPDLKGQLLARGGWDYELVDALKPQPGDIRVHKTRYSAFFNSQLDSILRSRGIRTIVFVGIATNVCVESTLRDGFHLEYFGVMLEDATHHLGPGYLQQASVYNVEKFFGWVSTVSDFCGAVGQVAE, from the coding sequence ATGGAAGTGATCGACCCCGGAACCGGCCCGCGCAGCGTCACCTTGCCCGCGCGGCCCGAGGCGATCCGCGTCGATCCCGCAACGACGGCGGTCATCGTCATCGACATGCAGAACGCCTATGCGTCCGAAGGCGGCTATGTCGATCTCGCGGGGTTCGACATTTCGGGTGCGGCGAGCGTGATCGGCCGGATTTCGCAGGTGCTCGATGTCGCGCGCGGCGCGGGGATGCCGGTAGTGTTCCTGCAGAATGGCTGGGACGCCGACTATGTCGAGGCGGGCGGCCCGGGTTCGCCCAACTGGCACAAATCGAATGCGCTCAAGACGATGCGCGCGCGTCCCGATCTGAAGGGGCAATTGCTCGCGCGCGGCGGCTGGGACTACGAGCTGGTCGATGCGCTCAAGCCGCAGCCGGGCGACATCCGTGTTCACAAGACGCGCTATTCGGCCTTCTTCAATTCGCAGCTCGATTCCATCCTGCGCTCGCGGGGCATCCGTACGATCGTCTTTGTCGGCATCGCCACCAATGTCTGCGTCGAATCGACGCTGCGCGACGGCTTTCACCTCGAATATTTCGGGGTGATGCTCGAAGACGCGACGCACCATCTCGGCCCCGGCTATCTTCAGCAGGCGAGTGTCTACAATGTCGAGAAATTCTTCGGCTGGGTGTCGACGGTCTCGGATTTCTGCGGTGCCGTGGGGCAGGTCGCGGAGTGA
- the fdhD gene encoding formate dehydrogenase accessory sulfurtransferase FdhD codes for MNPVAPASFMRIAADGTAEPITRALAAEVPVAIEINGIGYAVMMATPADLEDFATGFLLAERLAERLEDIAEIDTHEAEQGIILRATLTGQGAARVVERVRHRTTDSSCGLCGIDNLEAALRPLPPVAEFTRAEPAAIFAALASLRAHQQLNAETGAVHAAALCAADGRIRLVREDVGRHNGFDKLIGAMARQGLGWDGGFALLSSRCSYELVEKAVLAGCPMLAAISAPTALAVARAREAGLTLAVLARADALLLMHAGAE; via the coding sequence ATGAACCCCGTGGCCCCCGCCAGCTTCATGCGCATCGCGGCCGACGGCACCGCCGAGCCCATCACCCGCGCCCTTGCGGCGGAAGTGCCGGTGGCGATCGAAATCAACGGGATTGGCTATGCCGTGATGATGGCCACGCCCGCCGATCTGGAGGATTTCGCCACCGGCTTCCTTCTCGCCGAACGTCTGGCGGAGCGGCTGGAGGACATTGCCGAGATCGACACGCACGAAGCCGAACAGGGCATCATCCTGCGCGCCACGCTGACCGGGCAGGGCGCAGCGCGCGTCGTCGAACGCGTGCGCCACCGCACCACCGATTCCTCGTGTGGCCTGTGCGGTATCGACAATCTCGAAGCCGCGCTGCGTCCGCTGCCGCCAGTCGCTGAATTCACAAGGGCGGAACCTGCCGCTATCTTCGCCGCGCTCGCGTCGCTTCGTGCGCACCAGCAACTCAATGCCGAGACCGGCGCCGTCCACGCCGCCGCGCTTTGCGCCGCCGACGGCAGGATCCGTCTCGTCCGCGAGGATGTCGGCCGCCACAATGGTTTCGACAAGCTGATCGGCGCGATGGCGCGGCAGGGGCTGGGCTGGGACGGGGGATTCGCGCTGCTCAGCTCGCGCTGCTCCTACGAACTGGTCGAAAAGGCCGTGCTCGCGGGCTGTCCTATGCTCGCCGCGATTTCCGCGCCCACCGCGCTGGCGGTCGCACGTGCGCGCGAAGCGGGTCTGACGCTGGCGGTGCTCGCGCGGGCCGATGCGCTGCTGCTGATGCACGCAGGTGCCGAATGA